AAGGTTTTCAGTATAGTTCTCTTAGGTATCTCATGATTAGTTTTTCCTTGCACTTAAacacaaaagcagaaaaaaaattacccCGTCCACAAACTCACAATATTATAAATGACTGACAATGAGGGAGAAGCTGAGGAGAGATTTTGATTATAATTCTCCAAGTATCTCATGACTAGCTTTTCTTTTAAAATTaacagaaaagcagaaaaaaaattacccCGTCCACAAACTCGCAATATTATAAATGACTGACAATGAGGGAGAAGCTGAGGAGAGATTTTGATTATAATTCTCCAAGTATCTCATGACTAGCTTTTCTTTTAAAATTaacagaaaagcagaaaaaaaattacccCGTCCATAAACTTACGATATTATGAATGACTTTGATGACGAGGGAGCAATGAAAAGGGTTGAGAGGTATCCATTATAAGATCTCTAAGTATCTCATGACTAAAGCCTCATTTTCTCATAAAACCAAAAGCAGAAAATAAGTTACCCCATTCAGACACTTCAATATTATAAATGACTTTGATGATGAGGGAGATGCTGAGGAGAGATTTTCATTGCAGTTCTAATATCAAGCGACTACTTTTTAATTTTCTCATAAAcacaaaagcaggaaaaaaatcaCCCCGTCCAGAAACTCACCATATTATGAATGACTTTGATGACGAGGGAGCAATGAAAAGGGTTGAGAGATATCTGTTATAGTTCTCTAAGTACCTCGTGACTAGAGTTCTCCTTTTCTCATAAACaccaaaagcagaaaaaaattaccCCGTCCAGAAACTCACCATATTATAAATGACTTTGACAATGAGGGAGAAGTTGAGGAGAGATTTTCAAGCGACtaccttttcattttctcataaacacaaaatcaggaaaaaaattACTCCATCCAGAAACTCACCATATTATAAATGACTTTGACGATGAGCGAGCAGCTGGGACACGTGGCACAGTCCTCCCCGGCCGCTAGTTCCTCCTTGGTGATCTCGAAGCGATCGCCGCAGGGACAGGGGTAGTGGTAGGTCTCGGTCTCTTCGTCGTAGTCAAAGTCTTCAATCTCAATCTCGTCGTGGTAGACGGACATAGCTGGAAAAAGGATGGATATACCGTTGATGCTTTCACgaatagtatcacaaatatccattggttcagttttcatgtctgatattttcattatagtatcaatTAAATATCCAGCGATTATTTCCGACCcactgaacatttatcacacacaatttatctttgagtagtacaaacactaattaatagccatgatcagttatgttatgccttgactgcaaatttcctacaagaagacatcaccaagctacaggaatggaacaattAGTAGCTGCCACAATTCAGTGacgaaaaatgtagtcatgcaccttgggacgggatatctaacctaacttaacctaatgtaacctacctAATGGGGGTATATTCGCCCCCCTCGATCCCGCCCCCCCCTCTATTTTCTGGAAGTCATTTATTACTGCACTgtgttcaaaaaaaaaaaaaaaaaaaaaaaaaggccatgtTATTTTTACTTTGGAAGAAGTGGATGACCCTTCTTTGACATTAGCCGGATAGATTAactaagaagaaatagaagaagaaaacatatagtataagaagaaggaggagaagaaaacgtaTAGTACAGGAAGGAAACGTTTGTAGAGGAAGAAAACGTATTGTATTTAATTTGTATAGGAAGTAAACGTTTAGTACAGGAGAATAACgtgagaataacacctgcacttatagacttgcattggctacccattaaggcacgaatagtctacaaaatatgtgtcttgacttatcaagcaacgcgacttggtaaacctggatatttgagaaatatactacaggatttttatttggacaccaccatgtcaatGAGACACAGTACGGAAtggtatagactctatgagcccagggtcaacctggaactgggttttagagcatttgagaagagtgccccgcagctctataatgagttacccggggatgttaagaacagtgtcagtctggcaatcttcaagaaagcgctgaagactcacttattcactaaatcctacgacttaacaaatatgaggattgaggacaactttaggtgctaatattactgttataatgttagcggccctgtggagcgctgctacggcggcggaccggggcctgaaacctcatcaacggtaaacggtaaaacgTTTagtataggaagaagaaaacatatagtataggaagaagaagatgaagaaaacatatagtataggatgaagaagaggaagaaaacgtatAGTATAGAAAGAAGAGGTCAAGAGTAAAGCACACGTCTGATCTCCCCTCACCTCGGTCACCTCCTCCGCCGCCCTCTTGTCCTTGTGTCCCGTGGCGCCTGGAGTCCCTCAGAGGCTTGGCAGGTATGGATGAGcgttgaggacacacacacaggaggcagCGACCCTTTCCACCCTCGGCCCGCCACAGCACaccacgttgttgttgttgttgaagacaCTCGAACTTAATCTTGATGTGACAGGGGACTGATCAGAAgtctgatcttcttcttcttcttcttcttgggtgttttacgGGGGCAGTGTTAAAGATAGTGTAGTTAGAGTTAAGAGTCTATATTATGAGTATAGAA
This is a stretch of genomic DNA from Eriocheir sinensis breed Jianghai 21 unplaced genomic scaffold, ASM2467909v1 Scaffold121, whole genome shotgun sequence. It encodes these proteins:
- the LOC126989549 gene encoding diphthamide biosynthesis protein 3-like isoform X2, which translates into the protein MSVYHDEIEIEDFDYDEETETYHYPCPCGDRFEITKEELAAGEDCATCPSCSLIVKVIYNMEDFAEYEEEQVTAPKEKQVATN